The nucleotide sequence CTGCAACGGCGGGGCCAACCAGAAGTGGCGGATCGAGGACCGCGCCGACGACACCAGCCGTCTCGTGAACGTCGCCACCGGCAAGGTCGCCGACGTCGCCGAGTGCGCGAGCGCCGACGGCGCCGACATCCGGCAGTGGTCCTGGCTCAACAACAACTGCCAGAAGTTCCGCATGGTCTACCTCGGCGGCGACTACGTCCGTATCGTCAACGCCTCCACCGGCAAGGTCATGGACGTCGCCGACTGCGGCACCGCCAACGGTGCCGACGTACGCCAGTGGTCCTGGCTCAACAACAACTGCCAGCAGTGGCGGCTCGTCCCCACGACCGCCTGATCCCCCACGACCGCCTGATCCCCCACATCCTTGACCCCCGAAGGGCCGCAACAAGACATGAGACGACTTGTCAGACGGGTCATGGTGGCCGCCGCGGTGGCGCTCTCCGTGCTCACCGGCGTCACCACCCCCGCCCAGGCCGCCGCGCCCGCGTCCCCCGCCGTCACCTTCACCAACCCGATAGCCGAGCAGCGGGCCGACCCGCACATCTTCAAGCACACCGACGGCTACTACTACTTCACGGCCACCGTCCCGGCGTACGACAAGATCGTGATGCGGCGGGCCACCACCCTCCAGGGTCTCGCCACGGCGACGGAGACCACCATCTGGACCAAGCACGCCAGTGGTGAGATGGGTGCCCACATCTGGGCACCGGAGATCCACTTCATCGACGGCAAGTGGTACATCTACTTCACGGCCGGCTCCTCCAACGACATCTGGAAGATCCGCCCGTACGTCCTGGAGACCAGTTCCGCCAACCCGATCACCGGCACCTGGACCGAGAAGGGCCGCATCTCCCTGCCGCTCGACACCTTCTCGCTCGACGCGACGACCTTCACCGTCGGCAGCACCCGCTATCTGAGCTGGGCGCAGAACGACCCGGCGGTCGGCGACGGCACCAACATCTACCTGGCGACGATGTCCAACCCCTGGACGATCAGCGGCAGTCCGGTCATGATCTCCCGGCCCACCAACGCCTGGGAGAAGGTCGGCCACACCGTCAACGAGGGCCCGGCGGTCATCCAGCGCAACGGCAAGGTCTTCATGACCTTCTCGGCCGCCGCCACCGACGCCAACTACTGCCTCGGCCTGCTGACCGCCTCCGCCTCCGCGGACCTGATGAACGCGGCCTCCTGGGTGAAGACCCCGAACCCGGTCTTCACCAGCAACGCCGCGACCGGCCAGTACGGCCCCGGCCACAACACCTTCACCACGTCCGAGGACGGAAAGTCCGACATCCTCGTCTACCACGACCGCAACTACAAGGACATCAGCGGCGACCCGCTCAACGACCCCAACCGCCGCACCCGCTACCAGAAGCTGTACTGGAACGCCGACGGCACGCCCAACTTCGGCATCCCCGTCGCCGACGGCGCGACCCCGGTCCGCCTCTCCTCGTACAACTTCCCGGACAGGTTCATCCGGCA is from Streptomyces sp. NBC_01314 and encodes:
- a CDS encoding family 43 glycosylhydrolase → MRRLVRRVMVAAAVALSVLTGVTTPAQAAAPASPAVTFTNPIAEQRADPHIFKHTDGYYYFTATVPAYDKIVMRRATTLQGLATATETTIWTKHASGEMGAHIWAPEIHFIDGKWYIYFTAGSSNDIWKIRPYVLETSSANPITGTWTEKGRISLPLDTFSLDATTFTVGSTRYLSWAQNDPAVGDGTNIYLATMSNPWTISGSPVMISRPTNAWEKVGHTVNEGPAVIQRNGKVFMTFSAAATDANYCLGLLTASASADLMNAASWVKTPNPVFTSNAATGQYGPGHNTFTTSEDGKSDILVYHDRNYKDISGDPLNDPNRRTRYQKLYWNADGTPNFGIPVADGATPVRLSSYNFPDRFIRHWEYRAKLEANVTNLADSQFRIVTGLTGSGTVSLESANFPGYYLRHKNNEVWVEKDDGTALFDADASFYQRAGLADTAAGVSYESYNFPGRYIRHFNNLLYTQPVSTTLDRQDATFYKE